One genomic window of Meiothermus sp. CFH 77666 includes the following:
- a CDS encoding cytochrome P450 produces MQTYHLNINDPAFVRDPYPTLAHLREHLPVFYDEVWNKVFFLRYEDIANLLRDKRLGRSITHILSRDELGWPPPNPLTRDFDHFQENHMLDSEPPKHTRLKGLMLKAFTPARVEGLRSKIQKIVNSLLDRAEDRGRMDLLADYAEPLPVTVIAELLGVPEEDRPLLRPWSAKIVKLYELGYTDEQAKEANQAVVEFSSYIKQLADERRKKPGEDLISALVQVEEQGDKLTPDELVANCILLLNAGHEATVNGTTAGFLALARNPDQMARAQEAAARNQPEFFKLAVEELLRFDTPLPMFERWVLEDLDYKGIPLRRGQEVALMYASGNRDPRKFANPDQLDLTRLENQHLTFGLGIHYCIGAPLARLELQTSFQTLLKRLPNIHLAADQIEYTGGFVIRGHKAMPVAW; encoded by the coding sequence TCCTGCGCTACGAAGATATTGCCAACCTGTTGCGGGATAAACGGCTGGGCCGCTCGATTACCCACATTCTTTCCCGCGATGAGCTGGGCTGGCCCCCGCCCAACCCCCTGACCCGCGACTTCGACCATTTTCAGGAAAACCACATGCTCGACAGCGAGCCCCCCAAGCACACCCGCCTCAAGGGCCTGATGCTGAAAGCCTTTACCCCGGCCCGGGTGGAAGGGCTCAGGAGCAAAATCCAGAAGATTGTGAACAGCTTGCTCGACCGTGCAGAGGATCGGGGCCGGATGGACTTGCTGGCCGATTACGCCGAGCCCCTGCCGGTAACGGTGATTGCCGAGCTCTTAGGCGTTCCCGAAGAAGACCGCCCCCTCTTGCGCCCCTGGTCGGCCAAAATTGTGAAGCTCTATGAGCTGGGCTACACCGACGAGCAGGCCAAAGAGGCCAACCAGGCGGTGGTGGAGTTCTCGAGCTACATCAAGCAACTGGCCGACGAACGCCGCAAAAAGCCCGGCGAAGACCTGATTTCGGCGCTGGTACAGGTCGAAGAACAGGGTGACAAGCTCACCCCCGACGAGCTGGTGGCCAACTGCATTTTGCTCCTGAACGCCGGCCACGAGGCCACCGTGAACGGCACCACGGCGGGTTTTCTGGCCCTGGCCCGCAATCCCGACCAGATGGCGCGGGCTCAAGAGGCTGCCGCCAGGAACCAGCCCGAGTTCTTCAAGCTGGCCGTAGAGGAGCTGCTGCGCTTCGATACCCCCCTGCCCATGTTCGAGCGCTGGGTGCTGGAAGATCTGGACTACAAAGGTATTCCGTTGCGGCGTGGTCAGGAGGTAGCCCTGATGTACGCCTCCGGCAACCGCGACCCGCGCAAGTTTGCCAACCCCGACCAGCTCGACCTGACCCGCTTGGAAAACCAACACCTAACCTTTGGGCTGGGCATCCACTACTGCATCGGGGCGCCGCTGGCCCGCCTCGAGCTGCAAACCTCCTTCCAGACCCTGCTCAAGCGGCTCCCGAACATTCATCTGGCCGCCGACCAGATCGAGTACACGGGCGGGTTTGTCATCCGGGGCCACAAGGCCATGCCGGTCGCCTGGTGA
- the plsX gene encoding phosphate acyltransferase PlsX: protein MKPIALDAMGGDHAPKVTVEGALLAQSQGIPVVLVGPTDTLKEELRKQGGDLPIVEAPEYITMQDHATDVRKKRRASINVCMELVKQKEASAVVAMGHTGATLASALFNLGRIKGVDRPTLLIELPSERGRTYLTDGGANVDCRPEWLVQFAVMATAYAQAQGVESPSVGLLSIGEEEEKGNELTLKTFPLLKATPGIRFYGNVEGRDIFKGTTDIVVTDGYTGNVVLKLSEGEARTLFKWVREALSGGSLLTKLGALLVRGALQGLRARMDPAEYGAMPLLGVEGPVFIGHGSADGRAVQSALRKAKGVVEAGLVERVRVGIAQLAV, encoded by the coding sequence ATGAAACCCATTGCCCTGGATGCCATGGGGGGCGACCATGCCCCCAAGGTCACGGTAGAAGGTGCGCTCCTGGCCCAAAGCCAGGGGATTCCGGTGGTGCTGGTGGGCCCTACCGATACGCTAAAGGAGGAACTGCGGAAACAGGGGGGCGACCTGCCCATCGTGGAAGCCCCCGAGTACATCACCATGCAAGACCACGCCACCGATGTGCGCAAGAAGCGACGCGCTTCTATAAACGTCTGCATGGAGCTGGTTAAGCAAAAGGAGGCCTCGGCGGTGGTGGCCATGGGGCACACCGGGGCCACGTTGGCCTCGGCGCTCTTTAACCTGGGGCGCATTAAGGGGGTGGATCGGCCCACATTGCTCATCGAACTACCCAGCGAAAGAGGCCGCACCTACCTGACCGATGGCGGCGCCAACGTGGACTGCCGCCCTGAGTGGCTGGTGCAGTTTGCGGTTATGGCCACCGCGTATGCCCAGGCCCAGGGGGTCGAAAGCCCCAGCGTAGGGCTGCTCTCCATCGGCGAGGAAGAGGAAAAGGGCAACGAACTGACCCTAAAAACCTTTCCGCTGCTCAAGGCCACACCGGGTATTCGCTTCTATGGCAATGTGGAAGGGCGCGACATCTTCAAAGGTACCACCGATATTGTGGTCACCGACGGCTATACCGGCAACGTGGTGCTCAAGCTTTCCGAGGGTGAGGCCCGTACCCTTTTCAAGTGGGTACGGGAGGCCCTGAGCGGGGGTTCTTTGCTCACCAAACTGGGGGCCTTGTTGGTGCGAGGGGCCTTGCAGGGCTTGCGGGCCAGGATGGACCCTGCCGAGTACGGTGCGATGCCGCTACTGGGGGTGGAAGGCCCGGTGTTCATCGGCCACGGCTCCGCCGATGGGCGGGCTGTACAGAGCGCCCTTCGCAAGGCAAAGGGTGTGGTGGAGGCGGGTCTGGTGGAGCGGGTGCGGGTTGGTATTGCCCAGTTAGCGGTTTAG